A stretch of the Osmerus eperlanus chromosome 10, fOsmEpe2.1, whole genome shotgun sequence genome encodes the following:
- the dennd5a gene encoding DENN domain-containing protein 5A isoform X7 — MTTGFSSNSCRFADYFVICGLDTESGLEPDELSALCQYIEATKFRDGARGNLASAEEGENFEQSPLRRTFKSKVLAHYPENVEWSPFDQDAVGMLCMPKGLSFRTQVDLREPQFHSFIITREDGSRTYGFALTFYEEVTSKQICSAMQTLYHMHNAEQYDILHTPASPRGLPPRPLAHPALHAAPAISRLQRFNSYDISRDTLYVSKCICLIAPMAFPQACRKILQQLHRAVSSPQPPPLPLESYVYNILYEVPLPPAGRSLKFSGVYGPVVCQRPSTTELPLFDFPVREVFELLGVENVLQLFTCALLEIQILLYSQHYQRLMTVAESITALMFPFQWQHVYVPILPASLLHFLDAPVPYMMGLHSNGQDDRTKLELPQEANLCFVDIDNHFIELPEDLPQFPNKLEFIQEISEVLMNFGVSPEGSLRCSEGPAKTKGFRSIDAVTDKRNGNLAGSPLNSYLLRENETIARLQALVKRTGVSLEKLDVKDDASGNKDPRAQCDEEELKMHQLNIQVREVFSNRFTQMFADYEVFVIQPSQDKESWFSNREQMQNFDKASFLSDQPEPYLPFLSRFLETQMFASFIDIKILCHDDEDKEHTLRVFDTRVDKIRMLNVRTPTLRTSMYQKCTGIDEAEKAIEMRMMKIDHTALHPHLLDMKIGQGRYEQGFFPRLQADVLSTGPTSNKWAKRSAPAQWRRKDRQKQHAEHLYLDNDQREKYIQEARNLGTTIRQPKLSNLSPSVIAQTNWKFVEGLLKECRNKTKRMLVEKMGREAVELGHGEVSITGVEENTLIASLCDLLERIWSHGLQVKQGKSALWSHLLHYQESKEKKEVTPGCLGPLGLIHNTERRKSDAGSAMPPLKVSLIQDMRHIQNIGEIKTDVGKARAWVRLSMEKKLLSRHLKQLLSDHELTKKLYKRYAFLRCDDEKEQFLYHLLSFNAVDYFCFTNVFTTIMIPYHVLVIPSKKLGGSMFTANPWVCVSGELAETGVLQVPKNTLEITFECQNLGKLTTVQMGHDNSGLYAKWLVECVMVRNEITGHAYKFPCGRWLGKGVDDGSLERILVGELITPSTENDERMCRTPPMQQSPGMMRRFVTISPNSKPKLNTGQIQEGVGEAINGIVKHFHKPEKERGSLTLLLCGEYGLVWALEQVFQHGFKSPRLFKNVFIWDFLEKSQGYFESAEQREVTPDENWQTRVRHFCRFMRAINSTSRNIGKDGKFQMLVCLGARDHLLHHWIALLADCPITAQMYEDTALIKDHSLVNSLIRVLQTLQEFNITLEASLVKGVGV, encoded by the exons CTTTATGCCAGTATATAGAGGCTACTAAATTCAGAGATGGGGCCAGAGGGAACTTGGCGAGTGCGGAAGAAG GTGAGAATTTTGAGCAGAGTCCCCTGCGGAGAACCTTCAAATCCAAAGTTCTAGCGCACTACCCCGAGAACGTGGAGTGGAGTCCCTTTGACCAGGATGCCGTCGGCATG ctgtgtATGCCAAAAGGGCTGTCGTTCAGGACGCAGGTGGACCTGCGCGAGCCCCAGTTCCACTCCTTCATCATCACCCGGGAGGACGGCTCGCGCACCTACGGCTTCGCCCTCACCTTCTACGAGGAGGTGACCAGCAAGCAGATCTGCAGCGCCATGCAGACCCTCTACCACATGCACAACGCCGAGCAGTACGACATCCTGCACACCCCCGCCTCCCCGCGCGGCCTcccgccccgccccctcgcCCACCCCGCGCTGCACGCCGCGCCCGCCATCTCCCGCCTGCAGCGCTTCAACTCCTACGACATCAGCCGCGACACCCTCTACGTCTCCAAGTGCATCTGCCTGATCGCCCCCATGGCCTTCCCCCAGGCCTGCCGGAAGATCCTGCAGCAGCTCCACCGGGCCGTCTCCTCCCCGcagcccccgcccctccccctggaGAGCTACGTCTACAACATCCTGTACGAGGTGCCCCTGCCGCCCGCCGGACGCTCCCTCAAGTTCTCGGGCGTGTACGGCCCCGTGGTGTGCCAGCGGCCCAGCACCACGGAGCTGCCCCTCTTCGACTTCCCCGTCAGAGAGGTGTTCGAGCTGCTGGGCGTGGAGAACGTGCTGCAGCTGTTCACCTGCGCCCTTCTGGAGATCCAGATCCTGCTCTACTCCCAGC actACCAGAGGCTGATGACGGTGGCGGAGAGCATCACAGCCTTGATGTTCCCGTTCCAGTGGCAGCACGTGTACGTGCCCATCCTGCCCGCCTCGCTGCTGCACTTCCTGGACGCCCCCGTGCCTTACATGATGGGCCTGCACTCCAACGGCCAGGACGACCGCACCAAGCTGGAGCTGCCGCAGGAG GCCAACCTGTGTTTTGTGGACATTGACAACCACTTCATCGAGCTGCCCGAGGACCTGCCTCAGTTCCCCAACAAGCTGGAGTTCATCCAGGAGATCTCCGAGGTCCTCATGAACTTTGGGGTCTCTCCTGAAGGCAGCCTGCGCTGCAGCGAGGGCCCCGCCAAGACCAAAGGCTTCCGCTCCATCGACGCGGTGACCGACAAGCGCAACGGGAACCTGGCGGGTTCGCCCCTCAACTCCTACCTGCTGCGGGAGAACGAGACCATCGCCAGGCTGCAGGCCCTGGTGAAGAGGACTGGAGTCAGCCTGGAGAAG cTGGATGTGAAGGATGACGCCAGTGGGAACAAGGACCCGAGGGCCCAGTGTGacgaggaggagctgaagatgCACCAGCTCAACATCCAGGTGCGGGAGGTCTTCTCCAACCGCTTCACCCAGATGTTCGCCGACTACGAGGTGTTCGTCATCCAGCCCAGCCAGGACAAGGAGTCCTGGTTCAGCAACCGGGAGCAGATGCAGAACTTCGACAAG GCCTCCTTCCTGTCCGACCAGCCCGAGCCCTACCTGCCCTTCCTGTCCCGCTTTCTGGAGACCCAGATGTTCGCCTCCTTCATCGACATCAAGATCCTTTGCCACGACGACGAGGACAAGGAGCACACGCTGAGGGTGTTTGACACGCGCGTCGACAAGATCCGCATGCTGAACGTGCGCACGCCCACCTTGCGCACCTCCATGTACCAGAAGTGCACCGGCATCGACGAGGCTG aGAAGGCCATTGAGATGCGTATGATGAAGATCGACCACAcggccctccacccccaccttctgGACATGAAGATCGGCCAGGGCCGCTACGAGCAGGGCTTCTTCCCCCGGCTGCAGGCTGACGTGCTCTCCACCGGCCCCACCAGCAACAA gtggGCTAAGCGGAGCGCCCCGGctcagtggaggaggaaggacagaCAGAAGCAGCACGCTGAACACTTGTACCTGGACAACGACCAGcgagag AAGTACATCCAGGAGGCCAGGAACCTGGGCACCACCATCAGGCAGCCCAAGCTGTCCAACCTCTCCCCCTCGGTCATCGCCCAGACCAACTGGAAGTTTGTGGAAGGCCTGCTGAAGGAGTGCAGGAACAAG accaaGCGTATGCTGGTGGAGAAGATGGGACGGGAGGCGGTGGAGCTGGGCCACGGCGAGGTGAGCATCACAGGTGTGGAGGAGAACACCCTCATCGCCAGCCTCTGTGACTTGCTGGAGAGGATCTGGAGCCACGGGCTGCAGGTCAAACAG GGTAAATCAGCCCTGTGGTCCCACCTGCTCCACTACCAGGAGagcaaggagaagaaggaggtcaCACCTGGGTGTCTGGGTCCCCTGG gTCTCATCCACAACACAGAGAGACGTAAATCGGACGCTGGCTCGGCCATGCCGCCCCTCAAGGTCTCCCTGATCCAGGATATGAG GCACATCCAGAACATCGGGGAGATCAAGACGGATGTGGGCAAGGCCAGGGCGTGGGTGCGCCTCTCCATGGAGAAGAAGCTGCTCTCCAGGCACCTCAAGCAGCTGCTGTCCGACCACGAGCTGACCAA GAAACTCTACAAGCGTTATGCTTTTCTGCGCTGCGACGACGAGAAAGAGCAgttcctctaccacctcctgtCCTTCAATGCCGTGGACTACTTCTGCTTCACCAATGTCTTCACCACCATCA TGATCCCCTATCATGTGCTGGTGATCCCCAGCAAGAAGCTAGGGGGGTCCATGTTCACAGCTaacccctgggtgtgtgtgtcgggggagcTGGCTGAAACTGGGGTGCTCCAGGTCCCCAAGAACACACTGGAGATCACCTTTGAG TGCCAGAATCTGGGCAAGCTGACTACAGTTCAGATGGGCCATGATAACTCAGGGCTGTACGCCAAGTGGCTGGTAGAGTGTGTCATGGTCCGAAATGAGATCACTGGCCATGCTTACAA ATTCCCCTGTGGCCGGTGGCTGGGTAAGGGGGTGGACGATGGCAGTTTGGAGAGGATCCTAGTGGGAGAGCTGATCACCCCCAGCACGGAGAACGACGAGCGCATGTGTCGCACCCCCCCCATGCAGCAGTCCCCCGGCATGATGAGGAGGTTTGTCACCATCTCACCAAACAGCAAACCAA AGTTgaacacaggtcaaatacagGAGGGGGTAGGCGAGGCCATCAATGGGATTGTGAAGCACTTCCACAAGCCAGAGAAGGAG AGGGGAAGTCTGACTCTTCTGCTATGTGGGGAATATGGCCTGGTCTGGGCTTTGGAGCAGGTGTTTCAGCATGGCTTCAAGTCACCACGCCTCTTCAAGAATGTCTTCATTTGGGACTTCTTAG AAAAATCCCAAGGGTACTTTGAGAGTGCAGAGCAGCGGGAGGTGACTCCAGATGAGAACTGGCAGACCCGAGTTCGTCATTTCTGTCGCTTTATGCGTGCCATCAACAGTACGTCCAGAAACATAGGCAAAGATGGAAAGTTCCAGATGCTTGTCTGCCTGGGTGCCAG GGACCATTTACTGCACCACTGGATCGCTCTGCTCGCCGACTGTCCAATCACAGCCCAGATGTATGAGGACACTGCTCTGATTAAAGACCACTCATTGGTGAATTCTCTGATCAGAGTGCTGCAGACTTTACAGGAGTTCAACATCACCTTGGAGGCTTCGCTTGTCAAAGGCGTTGGTGTCTAG
- the dennd5a gene encoding DENN domain-containing protein 5A isoform X4, protein MTTGFSSNSCRFADYFVICGLDTESGLEPDELSALCQYIEATKFRDGARGNLASAEEGENFEQSPLRRTFKSKVLAHYPENVEWSPFDQDAVGMLCMPKGLSFRTQVDLREPQFHSFIITREDGSRTYGFALTFYEEVTSKQICSAMQTLYHMHNAEQYDILHTPASPRGLPPRPLAHPALHAAPAISRLQRFNSYDISRDTLYVSKCICLIAPMAFPQACRKILQQLHRAVSSPQPPPLPLESYVYNILYEVPLPPAGRSLKFSGVYGPVVCQRPSTTELPLFDFPVREVFELLGVENVLQLFTCALLEIQILLYSQHYQRLMTVAESITALMFPFQWQHVYVPILPASLLHFLDAPVPYMMGLHSNGQDDRTKLELPQEANLCFVDIDNHFIELPEDLPQFPNKLEFIQEISEVLMNFGVSPEGSLRCSEGPAKTKGFRSIDAVTDKRNGNLAGSPLNSYLLRENETIARLQALVKRTGVSLEKLDVKDDASGNKDPRAQCDEEELKMHQLNIQVREVFSNRFTQMFADYEVFVIQPSQDKESWFSNREQMQNFDKASFLSDQPEPYLPFLSRFLETQMFASFIDIKILCHDDEDKEHTLRVFDTRVDKIRMLNVRTPTLRTSMYQKCTGIDEAEKAIEMRMMKIDHTALHPHLLDMKIGQGRYEQGFFPRLQADVLSTGPTSNKWAKRSAPAQWRRKDRQKQHAEHLYLDNDQREHVECLQLLLFLDYYWLSQSFKPCLKSVTVDVKYIQEARNLGTTIRQPKLSNLSPSVIAQTNWKFVEGLLKECRNKTKRMLVEKMGREAVELGHGEVSITGVEENTLIASLCDLLERIWSHGLQVKQGKSALWSHLLHYQESKEKKEVTPGCLGPLGLIHNTERRKSDAGSAMPPLKVSLIQDMRHIQNIGEIKTDVGKARAWVRLSMEKKLLSRHLKQLLSDHELTKKLYKRYAFLRCDDEKEQFLYHLLSFNAVDYFCFTNVFTTIMIPYHVLVIPSKKLGGSMFTANPWVCVSGELAETGVLQVPKNTLEITFECQNLGKLTTVQMGHDNSGLYAKWLVECVMVRNEITGHAYKFPCGRWLGKGVDDGSLERILVGELITPSTENDERMCRTPPMQQSPGMMRRFVTISPNSKPKLNTGQIQEGVGEAINGIVKHFHKPEKERGSLTLLLCGEYGLVWALEQVFQHGFKSPRLFKNVFIWDFLEKSQGYFESAEQREVTPDENWQTRVRHFCRFMRAINSTSRNIGKDGKFQMLVCLGARDHLLHHWIALLADCPITAQMYEDTALIKDHSLVNSLIRVLQTLQEFNITLEASLVKGVGV, encoded by the exons CTTTATGCCAGTATATAGAGGCTACTAAATTCAGAGATGGGGCCAGAGGGAACTTGGCGAGTGCGGAAGAAG GTGAGAATTTTGAGCAGAGTCCCCTGCGGAGAACCTTCAAATCCAAAGTTCTAGCGCACTACCCCGAGAACGTGGAGTGGAGTCCCTTTGACCAGGATGCCGTCGGCATG ctgtgtATGCCAAAAGGGCTGTCGTTCAGGACGCAGGTGGACCTGCGCGAGCCCCAGTTCCACTCCTTCATCATCACCCGGGAGGACGGCTCGCGCACCTACGGCTTCGCCCTCACCTTCTACGAGGAGGTGACCAGCAAGCAGATCTGCAGCGCCATGCAGACCCTCTACCACATGCACAACGCCGAGCAGTACGACATCCTGCACACCCCCGCCTCCCCGCGCGGCCTcccgccccgccccctcgcCCACCCCGCGCTGCACGCCGCGCCCGCCATCTCCCGCCTGCAGCGCTTCAACTCCTACGACATCAGCCGCGACACCCTCTACGTCTCCAAGTGCATCTGCCTGATCGCCCCCATGGCCTTCCCCCAGGCCTGCCGGAAGATCCTGCAGCAGCTCCACCGGGCCGTCTCCTCCCCGcagcccccgcccctccccctggaGAGCTACGTCTACAACATCCTGTACGAGGTGCCCCTGCCGCCCGCCGGACGCTCCCTCAAGTTCTCGGGCGTGTACGGCCCCGTGGTGTGCCAGCGGCCCAGCACCACGGAGCTGCCCCTCTTCGACTTCCCCGTCAGAGAGGTGTTCGAGCTGCTGGGCGTGGAGAACGTGCTGCAGCTGTTCACCTGCGCCCTTCTGGAGATCCAGATCCTGCTCTACTCCCAGC actACCAGAGGCTGATGACGGTGGCGGAGAGCATCACAGCCTTGATGTTCCCGTTCCAGTGGCAGCACGTGTACGTGCCCATCCTGCCCGCCTCGCTGCTGCACTTCCTGGACGCCCCCGTGCCTTACATGATGGGCCTGCACTCCAACGGCCAGGACGACCGCACCAAGCTGGAGCTGCCGCAGGAG GCCAACCTGTGTTTTGTGGACATTGACAACCACTTCATCGAGCTGCCCGAGGACCTGCCTCAGTTCCCCAACAAGCTGGAGTTCATCCAGGAGATCTCCGAGGTCCTCATGAACTTTGGGGTCTCTCCTGAAGGCAGCCTGCGCTGCAGCGAGGGCCCCGCCAAGACCAAAGGCTTCCGCTCCATCGACGCGGTGACCGACAAGCGCAACGGGAACCTGGCGGGTTCGCCCCTCAACTCCTACCTGCTGCGGGAGAACGAGACCATCGCCAGGCTGCAGGCCCTGGTGAAGAGGACTGGAGTCAGCCTGGAGAAG cTGGATGTGAAGGATGACGCCAGTGGGAACAAGGACCCGAGGGCCCAGTGTGacgaggaggagctgaagatgCACCAGCTCAACATCCAGGTGCGGGAGGTCTTCTCCAACCGCTTCACCCAGATGTTCGCCGACTACGAGGTGTTCGTCATCCAGCCCAGCCAGGACAAGGAGTCCTGGTTCAGCAACCGGGAGCAGATGCAGAACTTCGACAAG GCCTCCTTCCTGTCCGACCAGCCCGAGCCCTACCTGCCCTTCCTGTCCCGCTTTCTGGAGACCCAGATGTTCGCCTCCTTCATCGACATCAAGATCCTTTGCCACGACGACGAGGACAAGGAGCACACGCTGAGGGTGTTTGACACGCGCGTCGACAAGATCCGCATGCTGAACGTGCGCACGCCCACCTTGCGCACCTCCATGTACCAGAAGTGCACCGGCATCGACGAGGCTG aGAAGGCCATTGAGATGCGTATGATGAAGATCGACCACAcggccctccacccccaccttctgGACATGAAGATCGGCCAGGGCCGCTACGAGCAGGGCTTCTTCCCCCGGCTGCAGGCTGACGTGCTCTCCACCGGCCCCACCAGCAACAA gtggGCTAAGCGGAGCGCCCCGGctcagtggaggaggaaggacagaCAGAAGCAGCACGCTGAACACTTGTACCTGGACAACGACCAGcgagag CATGTGGAGtgcctccagctcctgctgtTTCTAGACTACTACTGGCTGTCCCAGTCCTTCAAGCCCTGTCTAAAGTCCGTCACTGTCGATGTG AAGTACATCCAGGAGGCCAGGAACCTGGGCACCACCATCAGGCAGCCCAAGCTGTCCAACCTCTCCCCCTCGGTCATCGCCCAGACCAACTGGAAGTTTGTGGAAGGCCTGCTGAAGGAGTGCAGGAACAAG accaaGCGTATGCTGGTGGAGAAGATGGGACGGGAGGCGGTGGAGCTGGGCCACGGCGAGGTGAGCATCACAGGTGTGGAGGAGAACACCCTCATCGCCAGCCTCTGTGACTTGCTGGAGAGGATCTGGAGCCACGGGCTGCAGGTCAAACAG GGTAAATCAGCCCTGTGGTCCCACCTGCTCCACTACCAGGAGagcaaggagaagaaggaggtcaCACCTGGGTGTCTGGGTCCCCTGG gTCTCATCCACAACACAGAGAGACGTAAATCGGACGCTGGCTCGGCCATGCCGCCCCTCAAGGTCTCCCTGATCCAGGATATGAG GCACATCCAGAACATCGGGGAGATCAAGACGGATGTGGGCAAGGCCAGGGCGTGGGTGCGCCTCTCCATGGAGAAGAAGCTGCTCTCCAGGCACCTCAAGCAGCTGCTGTCCGACCACGAGCTGACCAA GAAACTCTACAAGCGTTATGCTTTTCTGCGCTGCGACGACGAGAAAGAGCAgttcctctaccacctcctgtCCTTCAATGCCGTGGACTACTTCTGCTTCACCAATGTCTTCACCACCATCA TGATCCCCTATCATGTGCTGGTGATCCCCAGCAAGAAGCTAGGGGGGTCCATGTTCACAGCTaacccctgggtgtgtgtgtcgggggagcTGGCTGAAACTGGGGTGCTCCAGGTCCCCAAGAACACACTGGAGATCACCTTTGAG TGCCAGAATCTGGGCAAGCTGACTACAGTTCAGATGGGCCATGATAACTCAGGGCTGTACGCCAAGTGGCTGGTAGAGTGTGTCATGGTCCGAAATGAGATCACTGGCCATGCTTACAA ATTCCCCTGTGGCCGGTGGCTGGGTAAGGGGGTGGACGATGGCAGTTTGGAGAGGATCCTAGTGGGAGAGCTGATCACCCCCAGCACGGAGAACGACGAGCGCATGTGTCGCACCCCCCCCATGCAGCAGTCCCCCGGCATGATGAGGAGGTTTGTCACCATCTCACCAAACAGCAAACCAA AGTTgaacacaggtcaaatacagGAGGGGGTAGGCGAGGCCATCAATGGGATTGTGAAGCACTTCCACAAGCCAGAGAAGGAG AGGGGAAGTCTGACTCTTCTGCTATGTGGGGAATATGGCCTGGTCTGGGCTTTGGAGCAGGTGTTTCAGCATGGCTTCAAGTCACCACGCCTCTTCAAGAATGTCTTCATTTGGGACTTCTTAG AAAAATCCCAAGGGTACTTTGAGAGTGCAGAGCAGCGGGAGGTGACTCCAGATGAGAACTGGCAGACCCGAGTTCGTCATTTCTGTCGCTTTATGCGTGCCATCAACAGTACGTCCAGAAACATAGGCAAAGATGGAAAGTTCCAGATGCTTGTCTGCCTGGGTGCCAG GGACCATTTACTGCACCACTGGATCGCTCTGCTCGCCGACTGTCCAATCACAGCCCAGATGTATGAGGACACTGCTCTGATTAAAGACCACTCATTGGTGAATTCTCTGATCAGAGTGCTGCAGACTTTACAGGAGTTCAACATCACCTTGGAGGCTTCGCTTGTCAAAGGCGTTGGTGTCTAG